aaatataacagtaaatgcagtttgcatataattaggcttctttttttatattttttgtgcccatcccagaggtgcaatattgttttaaacaagatgactggaaagaactgaatttttcctatttttatgccaaatttggtgtcaactgacaaagtatttgcagagaaaatgtcaatgttaaagtttaccacggacacacagacacacagacacacacacacacacacacacacacacacacacacacacacacacacacacacacacacacacacagacaaccgaacaccgggttaaaacatagactcactttgtttagacaagtgagtcaaaaaccacacgAATAATTAATCGATTTACTCTCTCTGATAAACTGGTTGAATGGCTGATATTTCTGACCACCAGGACCTTCAGAAGTGCCAGAGCCCTCAAAGTGCTGACAGAATGTGGCTGCCTATTACCTACGTGTGTGTTACCATGGTGATGGCTGTCTTGGGCAACAGCTTGGTCCTCGTCGTGTTCAAGTGTAGATGGCGATCATCAGGCTCGACTGAGGTTTGAGGGGGCGGCGTGGGAAGGGGGGTTCTTTATCCATGCATTTGAGATTTTTAAAACAAAAGTATTGTATACTGTggtaaatgtggagtgatggcctagaggtaacgcgtccgccctaggaagcgagagaatctgagcgcgctggttcgaatcacggctcagccgcttatattttctcccccttcacttgactttgagtggtggtctggacgctagtcattcggatgagacgataaaccgaggtcccgtgtgcaggttgcacttggtgcacgtaaaataacccacggcaacaaaagggttgttcctgacacaATTCTATGGAAAAAAAGATgaggcgctgtaatatagcgacgcgctctccctgaggagagcagcccgaatttcacgcagagaaatatgttatgataaaaagaactacaaatacaaatacaaataaaggacTTCAtggtggttggttttgttgttgttgttgttaattgaaATTGATAAATTTGCGTTTTGTTGTACATTGATCAACAAGTCAGTGTTTTGTTATTCTGAGTTTTGtacttcctgttttgttttgctgaatgtgatggtgttgtgttttgttaaacTGATTTCGATGATTggcgttttggggggtgggggtgggggggggtgggggggttgtgacaCTGTGTTACGTGTTTTGTTACCTTGCGTTGCGGTATgttatgttgtagtgtgtgtgtgtgtgtgtgtgtgtgtgtgtgtgtgtgtgtgtgtgtgtgtgtgtgtgtgtgtgtgtgtgtgtgtgtgtgtgtgtgtgtgtgtgtgtgtgtgtgtgtgtgtgtgtgtgtgtgtgtgtgtttgtttgtttctctgtgtgtgtgtgtgtgtgtgtgtgtgtgtgtgtgtgtgtgtgtgtgtgtgtgtgtgtgtgtgtgtctgtgtgtgtgtctgcgtgtgtgtctgtgtgtctgtgtgcttaacACCGTGCCTGAAACCTGTCTCAGACCTACGTGGTGGCGCTGGCCATTCTGGACCTCCTCTGTGCCCTGGTGTCCCTCCCCAGAGAGTTGCTCCCCTTGGCGGCCGACCTCAGCGGCCAGGACCTGACAGCGGTGGAGCTGTGCCGTGTGGCCACCTTCCTCGTCTACCTCCTCAACCTCACCTCGGGTTTCATCCTGGTCGCCATCGCTATCACCCGCTTCGTGAAGGTGTCCGACGAAGGCAGCAGCTTTGTGGGTGTCCAGGATCGGGTGTGGGTCCGAGTTTTCAAGGTCAGGATGCTCCGGTTTGGCCGAGCCTTGAGATCGGCAAGGGGTGCCAAAGTGGCGACCGGGGTTTGTTTCTCTGTGGCGGTGTGTTTCACCTGTCCCACGCTGGTGTTCTTCGCCCCTGCATGGACAGCAGCCACGTCCGGCTGTGGGCACAACGACACGTGCACAACGTGCTACCAGTTCTGGGACACGACCTACACCCAGGAGACGAGACGTTACAAGCTGGTCCTGCTACTCGTCTGTCTGGTCATAACGGCCATACTGACTGCATTGTACGTTACCATAGTACGACGCATTCGGGCCAGCAGAGACAGCGCGGACGCTGAACCGGGAGCCAGGGGTCCCGGGTTCAAGTCTGGGCAGCCCGCAAGGCTAGGACCCCATGACTCCATGCCGCTCGGCGCACACCAACCTGTCAGCCGAACGCAGAGCGAACCGGACACACGAGCGGCGAAAGCGAAGAAAGCTTCTGATCCTGGCCATCGCTCAGTTAGCGTCGGTGATGCGCATGCGCTCAAAGCTGGACCGGAAGACGACAGGGATCTGCTAATGTCCTTGACCTTTGGCTCTTCCCACAAGGCGGAGAACGACCAAAGACTGCGGGAAGAAGCTGTCATGGACAGCGAACATTCTGACCAGCAGGGACCTGATCTCAACACGAACTTTCCGCCCGTGTCCTACACCGCCCAGCAGATCTCCCTGATTGGCTCGCGGAGGAACGTTGTGGAGGAAGACGTCAAGCCTCCCTTTCAACGTCCCTCCGTGGCGTCCTTCCAGTTCAGCAAGCAGGGAAACCGCATGATGATGACCACCTTCGTCTTCCTCTGCGTCACGGTTGTCTTCATTCTGAGTTACGTCCCGTATTTCGTCGTCAGACTCTCATCCTCCGAACCTGATTCTTCCGTGCTGGGGGTTCTTGTCAGGTCCTATCTGATTTCCAATGCCGCTAATCCTTTAGTGTATACTATTTGCAATCCTTATTTCCGAAGCACTATGTGGAAGATGTTGATTTTTCGACGGGAagttatttgagtgtgtgtgtgtgtgtgtgtgtgtgtgtgtgtgtgtgtgtgtgtgtgtgtgtgtgtgtgtgtgtgtgtgtgttcgcgtgtgcatgtgtggtgtttgtttgaatgtgaatgtgtgctgTACTTGttcgttgacgggcgcaatagccgaatggtcaaagggttggactttcaatccgagggtcccgggttcgaatctaggtgacagcgccttgtgggtaaagggtggagtttttttttccaatctcccaggttaacatatgtgcagacccgctagtgcctaaactcccttcgtgtgtatacgcaagcagaatatcaaatacgcacgttaaagatcctgtaatccatgccagcattcggtgggttatggaaacaagatcatacccagcatgcacatccccgaaaacggagcatggctgcctacatggcggggtaagaacggtcatacacgtaaaagcccactcgtgaacggGGGTATATTGTTTTCTCAaatcacacacgtgtgtgtgtgtgtgtgtgtgtgtgtgtgtgtgtgtgtgtgtgtgtgtgtgtgtgcgtgtgtacgtgcgtgcgtgcgtgcgtgcgtgcgtgcgtacgtgtgtgtttgtgtgtgtgacagacagacagacagagacagagaggcagagacagagacacagagagagacagagagagacagaggcacagagagagacacagagagagacagagacacagaaagagacacagagagagacagagacacagaaagagacagagagagagagacagagacacagagagagacagagagagagagacagagacacagagagagacagagagagacagaggcacagagagacacagagagagacagagacacagaaagagacacagagagagacagagacacagaaagagacagagagagagagacagagacacagagagagacagagagagacagaggcacagagagagacacagagagagacagagacacagaaagagacacagagagagacagagacacagaaagagacagagagagagagacagagacacagagagagacagagagagagagacagagacacagagagagacagagacagacagagagagagacagagacacagagagagacacagagagagacagagacacagagagagacagagagagaggggggggggggagagagagagagagaagcaactgATTCATCTTGGTTTATTTATGGTTGAAAACCAtcattgtttttgaaaaaaaaaaaaaaaaaaaaaaatgttgggcaTGAAATCTCTTCCGGCTCTCAATGAATACGTtgtacgttttgtttgtttcgaaTTCCTCGTCATAAACAAAGTATGTTTCCCTGTTCATTGTGTTATTTCCAGTGTGAACAGAATGTGGTTATCATGTTCGTTCTAGCTTCATTCTGTAAACGACAATTTTTTCCGTGTtccttggtgtgtttgtttgaatcGAATTCTTTGTTATGAACTGAATATGTTTTCCTGGTCATTGTATATTATTCAGTATAAACAATAGGTGGTTCCCATGTTCATTTTGGCTTCATTCTGTAAATATGTCCGTGTTCCTTTTTctttgacaaaaaataaaaaaacgtgtCATTCATATCGATTTttgctctgtgtttttttctatttattcgtTCTATCGTTTACTTTAGATTTGAATTTGATATTAAAATTTTATTtgttgcatgcgcgcgcacatgcgtctgtgtgtgtgtgtgtgtgtgtgtgtgtgtgtgtgtgtgtgtgtgtgtgtgttgtgttgtgttgtgtgtactttgtgtgtgtgtgtgtgtgtgtgtgtgtgtgtcgtgtgtgtgtgtttgcgaaaaTTATTCCAGTAATGTAAATGACTTTGGTTTCTTTCGTGTaggagattttcttttctttttcttttcaaaattatGTTTAGGTATAAtcgacagtcccccccccccccccccccccccccccccccccccaccccccacccgaagATTAAACAAGTGACGTCTTTCCTTTTATCTCgtcgctttaaccctttcaccaccaagctcgcatttatgcacaggcgtggtagaggacccatgtcactgaaaggtgaccattcattggtctgttatccatgaacctactgctctt
This portion of the Babylonia areolata isolate BAREFJ2019XMU chromosome 16, ASM4173473v1, whole genome shotgun sequence genome encodes:
- the LOC143290801 gene encoding uncharacterized protein LOC143290801; this translates as MWLPITYVCVTMVMAVLGNSLVLVVFKCRWRSSGSTETYVVALAILDLLCALVSLPRELLPLAADLSGQDLTAVELCRVATFLVYLLNLTSGFILVAIAITRFVKVSDEGSSFVGVQDRVWVRVFKVRMLRFGRALRSARGAKVATGVCFSVAVCFTCPTLVFFAPAWTAATSGCGHNDTCTTCYQFWDTTYTQETRRYKLVLLLVCLVITAILTALYVTIVRRIRASRDSADAEPGARGPGFKSGQPARLGPHDSMPLGAHQPVSRTQSEPDTRAAKAKKASDPGHRSVSVGDAHALKAGPEDDRDLLMSLTFGSSHKAENDQRLREEAVMDSEHSDQQGPDLNTNFPPVSYTAQQISLIGSRRNVVEEDVKPPFQRPSVASFQFSKQGNRMMMTTFVFLCVTVVFILSYVPYFVVRLSSSEPDSSVLGVLVRSYLISNAANPLVYTICNPYFRSTMWKMLIFRREVI